The following proteins are co-located in the Spirosoma montaniterrae genome:
- a CDS encoding O-antigen polymerase: MKVELFDGVLKFNYWLLLINTIVLIWYLVGWYNQYRRTGSYIDYWRFNMFLVFFIPVLVMYPFSSANLNVFAVLGYDNLYTIEKYSDKAYIVTMIGFTGVYIGKYAYDVYRPVMAVEAIIKPFAISLGRLFIAVTKSTSVIRIFSTFYVMVLCGFVYFAATSGLIKNPREFFKLNTQFAPIYTLILSTFEFVFLAISTRALQYGKTVDKVLLLSFVFFGFFLGVRAPLILQGLSFGVLYVLYRNKGYFPFIKVIFIIVVTLVIVMVLAFIRNTSKIDNIDPNLAIISFIPEIFYGNTFSDLRDFSWVLGNWDGELYWGLSYFAAFMSFIPSSIYPIREAYGIGRITVKAAGLDTVTHPGLRMGIFGEMYINFGIIGVIIFGFLWGYVLRRLSVLTKKYASNGDVIKASSVILYSSFVSYLTVSAGFWNFYISTFLLIVLFISSRIQFNK; the protein is encoded by the coding sequence ATGAAAGTAGAATTATTCGATGGAGTATTAAAGTTTAATTATTGGCTACTGCTGATAAATACGATTGTTCTTATATGGTATTTGGTGGGCTGGTATAATCAGTATCGTAGAACAGGGAGTTATATAGACTATTGGCGTTTTAATATGTTTTTGGTCTTTTTCATTCCTGTATTGGTAATGTATCCTTTTAGTAGTGCCAATCTGAATGTCTTTGCCGTGCTAGGATACGATAATTTATATACAATAGAGAAATACTCAGATAAGGCATATATAGTTACAATGATTGGATTTACTGGCGTTTATATTGGAAAGTACGCTTATGATGTTTATAGGCCAGTTATGGCAGTCGAAGCAATTATTAAACCATTTGCAATTTCATTAGGAAGATTATTTATAGCCGTTACTAAAAGTACATCAGTGATACGCATTTTCTCTACCTTTTATGTAATGGTTCTATGCGGGTTTGTTTACTTCGCGGCTACATCCGGTTTAATTAAGAACCCAAGAGAATTCTTCAAGTTAAATACACAGTTCGCTCCCATATACACACTTATACTGTCAACTTTTGAGTTCGTATTTTTAGCTATATCAACCAGAGCTTTACAGTACGGAAAAACAGTTGATAAGGTCTTACTGCTAAGCTTTGTGTTTTTTGGTTTTTTTCTTGGAGTGAGAGCACCTTTAATCTTACAAGGTTTAAGTTTTGGGGTTTTGTATGTTTTATACAGAAACAAAGGGTACTTCCCGTTTATAAAAGTTATATTTATAATAGTTGTCACATTAGTAATTGTGATGGTACTTGCCTTCATTAGAAATACTAGCAAAATCGACAACATTGATCCCAACTTAGCCATCATCTCTTTCATCCCGGAAATTTTTTATGGGAATACTTTCTCCGATTTGAGAGATTTCAGTTGGGTTCTTGGTAACTGGGATGGTGAACTATATTGGGGACTAAGCTATTTCGCAGCTTTCATGTCGTTTATTCCGTCCTCAATTTACCCTATAAGAGAAGCGTATGGTATAGGAAGAATAACTGTAAAGGCGGCTGGTCTGGACACTGTCACTCATCCGGGCCTAAGAATGGGCATTTTTGGGGAGATGTATATCAATTTCGGAATAATTGGCGTAATAATTTTTGGTTTCTTATGGGGCTATGTGTTGAGAAGACTATCAGTTTTGACGAAAAAGTACGCTTCAAATGGTGATGTTATTAAAGCAAGTAGCGTGATCCTATACTCAAGTTTTGTGTCATATTTGACAGTTTCAGCAGGATTTTGGAACTTCTACATATCTACGTTTCTGCTAATTGTGTTGTTTATTTCATCCCGCATACAGTTTAACAAGTAG
- a CDS encoding class I SAM-dependent methyltransferase, translating into MAFVLTQISFRPHKLFIKILAIITPVNHFDEIFMLEKEYNAKDESYYAHARYEMLAYIPPHVKYVLDVGCSSGVFAGAVKKQFNCEVWGIEPDRRAAEKAQSVIDKVYNTVFDENIDLQGQKFDCIIFNDVLEHLANPFDALELCKKYLTDKGVIVSSIPNVRFFDAMHHIVVQKDFYYVGAGIFDKTHLRFFTKKSIERMFVEAGYKLAKVEGINSLREINPKGYRNFNILNSILLKSIADMEFQQFAVVAHL; encoded by the coding sequence ATGGCCTTTGTTCTAACACAAATTTCATTCAGACCTCATAAGCTATTCATCAAAATACTTGCTATTATTACACCTGTAAATCACTTTGATGAGATTTTTATGTTAGAGAAGGAATACAACGCAAAGGATGAAAGTTACTATGCTCATGCCAGATATGAAATGCTTGCCTACATTCCACCGCATGTAAAATACGTTTTGGATGTTGGTTGCAGCAGTGGTGTATTTGCGGGTGCTGTGAAAAAACAATTTAATTGCGAAGTTTGGGGGATAGAGCCTGACCGAAGGGCTGCCGAAAAAGCACAGTCTGTTATCGATAAAGTCTATAACACAGTCTTTGACGAGAATATTGATTTGCAGGGCCAAAAATTTGATTGCATTATTTTTAACGATGTACTGGAACATTTGGCAAACCCCTTCGATGCACTTGAGCTTTGCAAAAAGTATCTTACTGATAAAGGCGTAATTGTATCGTCGATTCCTAATGTCAGGTTCTTTGATGCGATGCACCATATTGTTGTTCAGAAGGATTTCTACTATGTAGGAGCAGGCATTTTTGATAAAACTCACCTACGTTTTTTCACCAAGAAGAGTATAGAAAGAATGTTTGTTGAAGCAGGTTATAAACTGGCTAAGGTTGAGGGAATTAACTCGCTCAGAGAAATTAACCCGAAGGGTTATAGAAACTTCAATATTCTTAACTCAATCTTATTGAAGTCTATTGCCGATATGGAATTTCAGCAATTTGCTGTCGTTGCCCACTTGTAA
- a CDS encoding glycosyltransferase: MKIALVQDGLMCRGGGEQVALSFHKAFPQAPIYTQCYQPHLTFPEFQGCDIRTTWLQQIAKTDDLMKNLFFPFGIWAMQSHDLTEYDVIVMSGTHCAKYVKVRPDALVISYSFTPFRLAWEPTSYAQYAQAGSVKKGIFDLVLNYLRDVDFKYGQRPNHYVAMTDETAQRLRQTYKVDKPIKIINPPVNADKFYVSDRVKDYFLVVSRLEYYKKVDLVVEAFNQLGYPLVIVGKGVQADEIKAAAGKNITFMSGLSAQELADVYAGCRAFIFPQHEDYGITPLEANAAGRPVIAYNAGGVLTTQVSVSVHNSPEKATALLFTEQTVDSLIAAVKQFERIEDQFNSVYIRQHAEQFDESLFIKRIQDFVHEKYAVFRKEIVV, from the coding sequence ATGAAAATTGCGCTTGTCCAGGATGGGTTGATGTGTCGGGGTGGAGGAGAGCAGGTAGCATTGTCATTCCATAAAGCCTTTCCCCAAGCCCCTATTTATACGCAGTGCTATCAACCTCACTTAACGTTTCCTGAGTTTCAGGGTTGCGACATTCGCACTACTTGGCTACAGCAAATCGCTAAAACGGATGACTTGATGAAGAACTTATTCTTCCCGTTTGGCATCTGGGCAATGCAGTCGCATGATCTCACCGAATACGATGTAATAGTGATGTCGGGTACACATTGTGCTAAATACGTTAAAGTTCGACCGGACGCGCTGGTAATTAGTTATAGTTTCACGCCGTTTCGTTTAGCTTGGGAGCCGACTTCATATGCACAATACGCACAGGCAGGATCAGTCAAGAAAGGCATCTTTGATCTCGTACTCAATTATCTACGAGACGTTGATTTTAAATATGGTCAGAGGCCCAATCATTATGTAGCTATGACGGATGAGACCGCTCAACGGCTTAGGCAGACATACAAGGTTGATAAGCCTATAAAAATTATCAATCCTCCCGTCAACGCGGATAAGTTTTATGTCTCTGACCGGGTTAAGGATTATTTCTTGGTTGTCTCCCGGCTGGAGTACTATAAAAAAGTAGATTTGGTTGTAGAGGCATTTAACCAACTGGGTTACCCGCTTGTTATTGTAGGCAAAGGCGTTCAGGCTGATGAAATAAAGGCGGCTGCTGGAAAAAACATAACGTTTATGAGCGGCTTATCAGCACAGGAATTAGCCGATGTATATGCAGGTTGCCGGGCTTTCATTTTTCCCCAGCATGAGGACTACGGCATTACGCCTTTAGAAGCTAATGCAGCGGGGCGGCCTGTAATTGCCTACAACGCTGGTGGGGTTTTAACTACGCAGGTCTCAGTCTCAGTGCATAATAGCCCTGAGAAAGCAACAGCACTACTCTTTACTGAGCAGACGGTTGATAGTTTAATTGCTGCTGTGAAACAATTTGAGCGTATCGAAGATCAGTTTAATTCAGTTTATATCCGTCAACATGCGGAACAATTTGATGAATCGCTGTTTATTAAACGTATTCAGGATTTTGTTCACGAAAAATACGCAGTGTTTCGTAAAGAAATTGTAGTTTAG
- a CDS encoding glycosyltransferase family 4 protein, which produces MPSSIVVNARFLTQPITGTQRFAIELCRGLKQLRPDITLLAPDRIIHKDIAEELNVQVVGRMRKGILWEQLELPLLLNRLGNPLLLNFCNLAPIMYRNNVVSVLDLSFKLHPEWFSRRFSLLYNFFIPREVAGAKRIITISENTKQDIAQHYGVPLTKIDIVYPSVSSIFLEPPAQKLPNKYGSYILAVSSIDPRKNFAGLIEAFKAGNFGETKLLIVGSEHKVFADNRIKELVAGDPRVVFTGYVSDTDLVGLYQNAQVFAYPSFFEGFGIPPLEAMACGCPTLVSNTTSLPEVCGDASVYVDPHKIESITNGLTTILNDAALRKSLIEKGYQRLPLFDLNKSVIKLMDVIKEVSSPNSTVLS; this is translated from the coding sequence ATGCCGTCTTCAATAGTTGTTAACGCTCGCTTTTTGACTCAGCCCATCACGGGTACGCAACGATTTGCTATCGAATTATGCCGGGGTCTCAAGCAACTGCGCCCCGATATTACCCTATTGGCACCAGACAGGATTATTCATAAAGATATTGCCGAGGAACTGAACGTGCAGGTTGTAGGGCGGATGCGTAAAGGTATACTTTGGGAGCAGTTGGAGTTACCATTACTATTGAATCGTCTTGGGAACCCATTGTTGCTGAATTTTTGCAACTTGGCCCCAATCATGTATCGTAACAACGTTGTCTCCGTTCTTGATCTATCATTTAAACTTCACCCAGAGTGGTTTTCCCGCAGATTTTCACTGCTTTACAATTTCTTTATACCTCGCGAAGTAGCGGGGGCAAAGCGAATCATAACAATCAGTGAAAATACGAAGCAGGACATTGCCCAGCACTACGGAGTTCCACTAACTAAAATAGATATCGTTTATCCCAGCGTATCGTCAATATTTCTGGAGCCTCCGGCTCAGAAATTACCTAATAAGTATGGGTCGTACATTCTCGCTGTTTCATCGATTGACCCGCGAAAGAACTTTGCCGGATTGATAGAAGCTTTTAAAGCAGGCAATTTCGGCGAAACTAAACTACTAATTGTTGGATCTGAACACAAAGTGTTTGCCGATAATCGTATTAAAGAACTGGTAGCTGGCGACCCCCGTGTTGTATTCACTGGTTATGTGAGTGACACTGATTTAGTAGGTCTGTATCAGAATGCGCAAGTGTTCGCTTATCCCTCTTTTTTTGAAGGCTTTGGCATTCCACCACTTGAAGCAATGGCCTGCGGCTGTCCAACGTTAGTATCGAATACAACCAGTTTGCCCGAGGTGTGTGGAGATGCAAGCGTTTATGTGGATCCACACAAAATAGAGAGCATAACGAATGGGTTAACTACCATTCTGAACGATGCTGCCCTGAGGAAAAGCTTAATTGAAAAAGGCTATCAAAGGTTGCCACTTTTTGATCTAAATAAGTCGGTTATAAAGCTTATGGACGTGATTAAAGAAGTTAGTAGCCCGAATTCAACTGTATTATCTTAA
- a CDS encoding glycosyltransferase family 2 protein has product MSIVSIITVCYNSEKHIEQTIQSVLAQSYPQIEYILIDGQSTDATLSIIERYATLHPSVVRYKSEPDTGIYNAMNKGIQMAKGDIIGIINSDDWYEPQAVELVLNAYKHFGLAVYHGIQRTYKDEEVIGLRCTCANQLTTQMIEHPTCFLPRQLYKQFGLFDEAYRYVGDYELMLRLQRKEVPFVRLEQVLANFREGGASHSFDAVQENYRLWLWAGLLSKREFAYRSVMDRIRFFLGRGHTN; this is encoded by the coding sequence ATGAGCATAGTTTCGATAATTACTGTTTGTTACAATAGCGAAAAGCATATTGAGCAAACGATTCAGTCTGTATTGGCACAATCTTATCCACAGATAGAGTATATACTGATTGATGGCCAATCAACAGATGCAACTTTATCAATCATAGAGAGATATGCAACACTACACCCCTCCGTGGTTCGATACAAGTCGGAGCCAGATACGGGCATTTATAATGCTATGAATAAAGGCATTCAAATGGCAAAAGGAGATATAATTGGTATTATAAACAGCGATGACTGGTATGAGCCACAAGCAGTTGAGTTGGTATTGAATGCCTATAAACACTTTGGACTTGCTGTATACCATGGTATTCAGCGAACGTATAAAGACGAAGAAGTAATAGGGTTACGCTGCACCTGCGCCAATCAGCTTACCACTCAAATGATTGAACACCCCACCTGTTTTTTGCCCCGACAATTATATAAGCAATTCGGGTTGTTCGATGAAGCCTATCGATATGTTGGCGACTATGAGCTGATGTTGAGGCTTCAGCGAAAAGAAGTTCCTTTTGTGCGGCTTGAGCAGGTCTTGGCCAACTTCCGCGAAGGAGGAGCGTCACATTCATTCGATGCTGTTCAGGAAAATTATCGATTATGGCTATGGGCGGGTCTTCTGTCGAAGAGAGAGTTCGCTTATCGGTCTGTTATGGATCGCATCAGATTTTTCTTAGGCCGAGGGCATACTAATTAA
- a CDS encoding beta strand repeat-containing protein: MTGSSNLFIGRGTGTMNMGGTQNVFLGTSAGNKNSSGQSNAFVGYNSGFNNTTGNNNTYIGSGAGYRNNAGYNNAFLGYQAGFFNLSGNNNSFYGSGAGYANESGSDNTFLGSDAGGSNSQGNYNVFVGALSGSSNTSGEGNTFIGAMSGLSNKDGIGNTFIGNSSGKASVSSSNNTFLGHLTGFQNTSGYQNVFIGTNSGYSNTTGHSNLFLGFLSGSANSSGVGNSFIGVGSGLSNTTGSNNTFIGSNAGVNNQDGGLNIFIGTQAGNQNRSGNNNLFLGTQTGYYNTNGNANTFLGNNAGQQNQSGSSNLFIGTSAGFLNVDGANNVFIGTNAGIQNQSGSSNTFVGNGAGVPASSPNLTNAAAIGSNAQVTVSNALILGNNANIGIGNTAPNTKLEITSATSGVSGLRFTNLTNASSAALINQTKFLTVNAQGDVVLGSTNSGGRLAATEDSYWSIAGENVVNTNTGGVVIGQGVTKTPAGYRLYVKDGILTEKVKVAIASTNDWSDRVFDSSYKLKSLNEVEKYVEKYKHLPGVASAEEVVREGIDVGKMDAKLLEKIEELTLYMIQLKKENEELKRISKQLEKRVNNIRRNAAKKQ, translated from the coding sequence ATGACTGGATCTAGCAACCTATTTATTGGTAGGGGAACAGGCACCATGAATATGGGAGGTACCCAAAATGTGTTCTTAGGTACGTCAGCCGGTAATAAAAACTCATCTGGTCAAAGTAATGCGTTTGTTGGCTATAACTCTGGCTTTAATAATACGACTGGTAATAATAACACATACATTGGGTCAGGAGCCGGTTATAGAAATAATGCCGGTTACAATAATGCCTTTTTAGGGTATCAGGCTGGTTTTTTTAATCTAAGCGGCAATAATAACTCGTTTTATGGATCGGGGGCGGGTTATGCGAACGAGTCTGGTTCAGATAATACCTTTTTAGGGTCTGACGCAGGAGGTAGCAATTCCCAGGGAAACTACAATGTGTTTGTTGGTGCATTAAGTGGATCGTCTAATACGTCTGGTGAAGGTAACACTTTTATTGGGGCAATGTCAGGTCTCAGCAATAAGGATGGCATCGGTAATACCTTTATTGGCAATTCCTCTGGTAAGGCAAGTGTTTCATCATCCAATAATACTTTTTTAGGACACCTCACTGGATTTCAGAATACCTCTGGCTATCAGAACGTGTTTATTGGCACAAACTCAGGTTACAGTAATACTACGGGGCACTCCAACCTATTTTTAGGGTTCTTATCTGGTAGTGCAAATAGTAGTGGTGTAGGTAACTCTTTTATTGGGGTTGGCTCGGGTCTTTCAAACACAACTGGTAGTAATAATACATTTATTGGCTCTAATGCAGGGGTTAATAATCAGGATGGTGGTTTGAATATCTTTATCGGTACACAAGCTGGTAATCAAAATAGATCCGGCAATAATAATCTGTTTTTAGGCACACAAACCGGTTATTATAATACAAACGGTAACGCTAATACATTTTTAGGGAATAATGCTGGTCAGCAAAATCAGTCTGGTAGTTCGAATCTCTTTATTGGAACGAGTGCTGGTTTTCTAAACGTAGATGGTGCCAACAATGTATTTATTGGCACAAATGCAGGTATTCAAAATCAATCAGGCAGTTCTAATACATTTGTTGGCAATGGGGCTGGTGTTCCCGCTTCTTCGCCAAATCTCACTAATGCTGCTGCAATAGGCTCTAATGCTCAGGTAACAGTAAGTAACGCATTGATTTTGGGTAATAATGCTAACATCGGTATAGGTAACACGGCACCAAATACCAAGCTGGAAATAACGTCAGCTACATCGGGTGTGAGTGGGCTACGGTTCACTAATTTGACAAACGCAAGCTCGGCTGCGCTAATCAACCAAACTAAATTTCTTACAGTCAATGCTCAGGGCGATGTTGTTTTAGGCAGCACTAACAGCGGTGGACGCTTGGCTGCTACAGAGGACAGTTATTGGTCAATAGCAGGTGAGAATGTTGTAAATACAAATACAGGTGGCGTGGTGATTGGACAGGGCGTTACGAAAACTCCAGCCGGATATCGTTTGTATGTAAAAGATGGGATTCTTACCGAAAAAGTTAAAGTAGCTATTGCCAGCACCAATGATTGGAGCGACCGGGTTTTTGATTCTTCATATAAGCTGAAGAGTTTAAACGAGGTAGAAAAATACGTTGAAAAATATAAGCACCTGCCCGGAGTTGCCTCGGCAGAAGAGGTTGTTCGTGAAGGAATCGACGTTGGTAAGATGGATGCTAAACTTCTGGAAAAGATAGAGGAACTGACGTTGTACATGATTCAATTAAAAAAAGAGAATGAGGAGCTAAAACGGATCTCGAAGCAACTTGAGAAGCGTGTGAACAACATAAGGCGTAATGCTGCTAAAAAGCAATAA
- a CDS encoding T9SS type A sorting domain-containing protein: protein MTKLYALALSLLLSGAISFAQTPKQHLRIQLTYTGSGRHLEQSIETIEATSTVQPATDVAYQAGGSVTLLPGFEAKQGSTFSAFIKPVSLVATSEFPLQLSAFPNPFEQSTIIEYALPADGNVSLWVTDAQGKVVGQLVQNEVQSAGKHRIEWKPQSLATGVYIPIIETNQQRATSRLIKK, encoded by the coding sequence ATGACAAAACTATACGCCCTCGCTTTATCCCTGCTACTGAGTGGAGCAATTAGCTTTGCCCAAACGCCCAAGCAGCATTTGCGTATTCAACTTACCTATACCGGAAGTGGTCGGCACCTTGAGCAGTCTATCGAAACCATCGAGGCTACGAGCACGGTACAACCTGCTACAGACGTTGCCTATCAGGCTGGTGGGTCGGTAACGTTGTTGCCCGGCTTTGAAGCGAAGCAGGGCAGCACCTTTTCGGCGTTCATAAAGCCGGTGTCGTTGGTAGCCACTTCAGAGTTTCCGCTTCAACTATCGGCATTTCCGAACCCGTTCGAGCAGTCGACAATAATTGAATACGCGCTGCCTGCCGATGGCAATGTCAGCCTTTGGGTAACAGACGCGCAGGGGAAAGTGGTTGGTCAGTTGGTGCAGAATGAAGTGCAGTCGGCGGGTAAGCACCGGATCGAGTGGAAACCGCAGTCACTGGCAACGGGCGTATACATTCCCATTATTGAAACAAATCAGCAACGGGCTACCAGTCGGTTAATAAAAAAGTAA